One Denticeps clupeoides chromosome 10, fDenClu1.1, whole genome shotgun sequence genomic window carries:
- the LOC114797839 gene encoding choline/ethanolaminephosphotransferase 1-like has translation MSRTSSKRSSRAKTEPSVVADGALGSNGGPGADSRPQESVLSKLMELLACRLSRQQLRRLEEHRYSSAGRSLLEPRMQPYWEWLVGRVPTWIAPNLITIVGLATNILTTLVLVYYCPTATEQAPMWVYLACAVGLFIYQSLDAIDGKQARRTNSSTPLGELFDHGCDSLSTVFVVLGTCIAVQLGTHPEWMFFCCFAGMFMFYCAHWQTYVSGTLRFGIIDVTEVQLFIISMHLLAAIGGVTFWQTPLPVLNFQIKLIPAICTVLGAIFSCTNYFRVILAGGVGRNGSTKTGTSVLAPGFHIGLVITLAFFVFHESPTRLFHQYPCLFILAFGFASSKITNKLVVAHMTKSEMLLFDLAFLGPCVLSLNQYLGSVVDEYVVLWVALLLSAADLVRYCVSVCNQIASHLHICVFRIPSPAGAASQRARLNHH, from the exons ATGAGTCGCACCAGCAGCAAGCGCTCCAGCCGGGCAAAGACCGAGCCCTCCGTGGTCGCGGATGGAGCCTTGGGGTCCAACGGGGGTCCAGGGGCCGACAGCCGCCCACAGGAATCTGTGCTCAGCAAGCTGATGGAGCTGCTGGCGTGCCGCCTCTCGCGGCAGCAGCTGCGGCGCCTGGAAGAGCACCGCTACAGCAGCGCCGGACGCTCCCTCCTGGAGCCCAGGATGCAGCCGTACTGGGAGTGGCTGGTGGGTCGCGTGCCCACGTGGATTGCCCCCAACCTCATCACTATCGTAGGGCTGGCGACCAACATCCTGACCACACTGGTGCTGGTGTACTACTGTCCCACCGCCACCGAGCAG GCTCCCATGTGGGTGTACCTGGCATGCGCTGTGGGTCTGTTTATCTACCAGTCCCTGGATGCCATTGATGGGAAGCAGGCGAGGAGGACGAACAGCAGCACTCCACTGGGCGAGCTCTTTGACCATGGCTGCGACTCCCTGTCCACTG TGTTTGTGGTGCTGGGGACGTGTATTGCGGTGCAGCTCGGCACCCATCCGGAATGGatgtttttctgctgctttgcagGCATGTTCATGTTCTACTGTGCCCACTGGCAGACCTACGTCTCTGGGACCCTGCGCTTCGGCAT AATTGATGTGACCGAAGTCCAGCTTTTCATTATATCTATGCACCTGCTGGCTGCCATTGGTGGAGTCACGTTTTGGCAGACGCCG CTTCCAGTCTTAAACTTCCAGATAAAGCTCATCCCTGCAATCTGTACAGTGCTGGGGGCCATCTTCTCCTGCACCAACTACTTCCGGGTCATCTTGGCTGGTGGAGTGGGCAGAAACGGGTCCACCAAAACG GGTACGAGTGTGCTAGCGCCAGGCTTCCATATTGGGCTGGTGATCACACTGGCATTCTTTGTTTTTCACGAGTCCCCCACGCGGCTGTTCCACCAGTACCCCTGCCTCTTCATCCTCGCTTTTGGATTTGCATCTTCTAAGATCACCAACAAACTGGTG GTGGCTCACATGACGAAGAGCGAGATGCTGCTCTTTGACCTGGCGTTCCTGGGTCCCTGCGTGCTGTCCCTGAATCAGTACCTGGGCAGCGTTGTGGACGAGTACGTGGTGCTGTGGGTGGCCCTG CTGCTGTCAGCGGCGGACCTGGTCCGTTACTGCGTCAGCGTCTGCAACCAGATCGCCTCCCACCTGCACATCTGCGTGTTCCGCATCCCATCCCCTGCCGGAGCAGCCAGTCAGCGGGCCCGCCTCAACCACCACTAG
- the dram2a gene encoding DNA damage-regulated autophagy modulator protein 2, whose translation MWSFRRGLCWLPASLVAWSIATLAVSYATAVLLGHTDLLLPYISDTGTEIPERCVFGFMLTVSSFLGAATLYVRYKQVEALASQTELSLHRLNASGLALGLLSCCGMSVVANFQKSEMIDVHLFGAGLTFAGGVLYILVQTGVSYRMQPRFHGKDILWARTAVGLWTLVSIVILFVSSAIMVDEEAGVKVVQKLRWGSAESGYVAHLISAGAEWSLAFSFICFFLTFIRDFQKIQLQVKPILHCNHLYNYSHYEDRVHEHHGERSPLLAGAI comes from the exons ATGTGGTCTTTTCGGCGGGGTCTGTGTTGGCTCCCTGCATCGTTGGTCGCCTGGTCGATAGCCACGCTCGCCGTGTCCTACGCCACCGCGGTGCTACTGGGACACACAGACCTGCTGCTGCCCTACATCAG tgacACAGGCACAGAAATTCCAGAGCGTTGCGTGTTTGGCTTCATGCTCACCGTCTCATCCTTTTTAG GTGCTGCCACGCTGTATGTGCGGTATAAACAGGTGGAGGCGCTGGCCTCTCAGACCGAGCTCAGCCTGCACCGCCTCAACGCCAGCGGCCTCGCACTGGGCCTGCTCAGCTGCTGTGGGATGAGCGTGGTGGCAAATTTCCAG aaATCAGAGATGATCGACGTGCATCTTTTTGGGGCGGGGCTGACCTTTGCCGGCGGAGTGCTGTACATCCTGGTGCAGACTGGAGTGTCGTACCGCATGCAGCCTCGTTTCCACGGCAAAGACATCCTTTGGGCACGAACCGCAGTGGGTCTGTGGACGCTGGTCAGCATCGTCATCT TATTTGTGTCGTCGGCGATCATGGTTGACGAGGAGGCGGGTGTGAAGGTGGTGCAAAAACTGCGCTGGGGTTCGGCAGAATCT GGCTATGTGGCTCACCTGATTAGTGCTGGGGCTGAGTGGTCCCTCGCCTTCTCCTTCATCTGCTTCTTCCTCACCTTCATACGGGACTTTCAG AAAATCCAGCTGCAAGTGAAGCCCATCCTGCACTGTAACCACCTCTATAATTACAGCCACTATGAAGACAGAGTCCATGAGCACCATGGTGAACGTTCTCCTTTACTGGCCGGTGCCATCTGA
- the dennd2da gene encoding DENN/MADD domain containing 2Da → MEVIQQVTKAPRRGWNFSLRLKGNPLTDGHSLFRRRGLLSFSSVRETRHRDHVEEAPEPLAQREPLSPTPLRSGNAGESVVPDEDDGRGSAKKRLSAMWSSVKGRMHRDAVVRKDPEPPSPTDSHPPDSMLKEPRCSGGQFFFEYLVVVSLKKSKDGAYEPQIIYQFPKRDGMVRFQKEEQEKTFKAITLFCFPEGINWTPLTEYRSETFSFVLTEIDGSRRNGYCRRLLPQGKGARPPEAYCIISTLACFGLFSKIFDEVEKRRQISMAMIYPFMQSLREAPFPAPGDTVRIKSFIPDSGTGIITLTRPLDSWLEHVDFRTLFRCLTDEEVLLVFGATVLERRIIFIADELSTLSQVIHAVTVLLYPFTWQHTLISIVPEILIDVVMAPTPYLLGVQKQLQDMLVDQGDLLLVDLSENKKTTFIKQIGDEEEILPHKLKEEILQALRTRSETPTIEELNKLVPEAFLPFFVKTVGHYAQHMVQSGRDQPAVFNRLKFCKAPESKSTRHFVKKFVQTQMFDLFIQDVEQRPTSQEGFFQKRIAEYQEKKKREKAKKR, encoded by the exons ATGGAAGTCATACAACAGGTGACAAAGGCACCGAGAAGAGGATGGAACTTCTCTCTACGGCTGAAAG GTAACCCTCTGACGGATGGCCACAGCCTGTTCAGACGGAGGGGTCTCCTGTCTTTCTCCTCCGTCCGAGAGACACGCCACAGGG aTCATGTGGAGGAGGCGCCTGAACCCCTGGCACAGAGAGAACCTCTCTCACCCACGCCGCTACGCTCAGGGAATGCAGGAG AAAGTGTCGTGCCAGATGAGGATGACGGGAGGGGCAGCGCAAAGAAGAGGCTCAGCGCCATGTGGTCTTCTGTCAAGGGCAGGATGCACAGAGACG CAGTGGTCCGAAAAGACCCAGAGCCCCCTTCACCTACTGACAGCCATCCTCCAGACTCAATGCTGAAGGAGCCACGCTGCTCCGGCGGCCAGTTCTTCTTCGAGTACCTGGTGGTGGTCAGCCTGAAAAAGTCCAAAGACGGGGCGTATGAGCCACAGATCATTTATCAATTTCCTAAG AGGGATGGGATGGTCCGGTTCCAGAAAGAGGAACAGGAGAAGACGTTCAAAGCCATAACCCTGTTCTGCTTCCCTGAGGGGATCAACTGGACCCCCCTCACAGAGTACCGCAG tgagacattttcatttgtctTGACTGAAATTGATGGGAGTCGGAGGAATGGGTATTGTCGAAGGCTGCTG CCGCAAGGCAAGGGAGCCCGTCCCCCCGAAGCCTACTGCATCATCAGCACGCTGGCCTGCTTCGGCCTCTTCTCCAAG ATTTTTGATGAGGTGGAAAAGCGCCGTCAGATCTCCATGGCGATGATCTACCCCTTTATGCAGAGCCTGCGGGAGGCACCATTTCCTGCTCCTGGAGACACCGTCAGGATTAAAAGCTTCATCCCCGATTCTGGCACTGGG ATCATCACCCTGACACGACCACTGGACTCGTGGCTGGAGCATGTGGACTTCCGAACGCTCTTCCGCTGCCTCACAGATGAGGAGGTGTTGCTGGTGTTTGGTGCCACCGTGCTGGAGAGACGCATCATTTTCATCGCAGATGAgctcag CACCCTCTCCCAGGTCATCCATGCTGTGACCGTCCTGCTGTACCCATTCACCTGGCAACACACTCTCATCTCCATAGTTCCTGAGATTCTGATTGATGTCGTCATGGCACCGACTCCGTACCTGCTGGGCGTTCAGAAGCAGCTGCAGGACATGCTGGTGGATCAAGGAGAT ttACTTTTGGTTGACTTGTCAGAGAATAAAAAGACAACATTTATTAAGCAA ATAGGAGATGAAGAAGAGATTCTTCCACACAAACTCAAAGAGGAAATTCTGCAAGCACTGAGGACGAGGTCTGAGACACCAA CGATAGAGGAGCTGAATAAGTTGGTCCCCGAAGCCTTCCTGCCCTTCTTCGTGAAGACAGTCGGCCATTatgcgcagcacatggtgcagagCGGCCGGGACCAGCCTGCCGTCTTCAACAGACTGAAGTTCTGCAAGGCCCCGGAGTCCAAGAGCACGCGCCATTTTGTCAAAAAGTTTGTCCAGACACAAATGTTCGATCTCTTCATTCAAGACGTGGAGCAGAGGCCCACCTCTCAGGAAG GATTCTTTCAGAAAAGAATCGCCGAATaccaagaaaagaagaagagggaaaAGGCAAAGAAACGCTGA